A genomic region of Arachis hypogaea cultivar Tifrunner chromosome 5, arahy.Tifrunner.gnm2.J5K5, whole genome shotgun sequence contains the following coding sequences:
- the LOC112800462 gene encoding receptor-like protein 44, which translates to MDVAFGAAVVLVALAVMMRSCESDPNDEACLRHLAKSLEDPNRSLQNWIEKNLEKPCNDSLSNLQGATCNNGRILRLSLNNLSLRGTISPFLSNCTYLQSLDLSSNALTGPIPPDIQSLVNLAVLNLSSNQLQGQIPPQLTMCAYLNVIDLHDNLLTGPIPQQLGLLVRLSTFDVSNNRLSGPIPPSLSNRTGTLPRFNATSFLGNKDLYGYPLPPIKTRGLSVLAIVGIGLGSGLASLVLSFTGVCIWLKVTEHKMALDEGKISQLMPDY; encoded by the coding sequence ATGGATGTAGCATTCGGGGCGGCGGTGGTGTTGGTGGCACTAGCAGTGATGATGAGAAGCTGCGAGTCAGATCCAAACGACGAGGCGTGCCTGAGGCACCTAGCGAAGTCGTTAGAGGATCCAAACAGGTCCCTACAGAATTGGATagaaaagaatctggaaaaaccCTGCAACGACTCACTATCCAACCTGCAAGGGGCAACCTGCAACAACGGCCGCATCTTGAGGCTCTCCCTCAACAACCTCTCTCTCAGAGGAACCATCTCTCCCTTCCTCTCCAACTGTACCTACCTCCAATCACTCGACCTCTCCTCCAACGCCCTCACCGGACCCATCCCTCCCGACATCCAGTCCCTCGTCAACCTCGCCGTCCTCAACCTCTCTTCTAACCAACTCCAGGGCCAGATCCCGCCACAGCTCACAATGTGCGCCTACCTCAACGTCATTGACCTCCATGATAACCTTCTCACTGGTCCCATTCCCCAGCAATTGGGCCTCCTCGTCAGGCTCTCCACCTTTGATGTCTCTAATAACAGGCTTTCCGGACCCATACCGCCTTCTTTGTCCAACCGGACCGGCACTCTGCCCCGCTTCAACGCTACCTCCTTCTTGGGGAACAAGGATCTCTACGGCTACCCTCTTCCGCCCATCAAGACCAGGGGCCTCTCTGTTTTGGCCATTGTTGGGATCGGGCTCGGGAGTGGCCTTGCCAGTCTCGTCCTCAGCTTCACTGGGGTTTGCATATGGTTGAAAGTCACGGAGCACAAGATGGCTCTCGATGAAGGCAAAATCAGTCAGCTCATGCCTGATTATTGA